The following coding sequences lie in one Fusarium poae strain DAOMC 252244 chromosome 1, whole genome shotgun sequence genomic window:
- a CDS encoding hypothetical protein (SECRETED:SignalP(1-15)) produces MQFTSILLLASTALAAPWAPQSSAHQARADSIDDMLPPIVPINTRSGDRDLISKIITAPTQAERVKLLNEPGDFVFDFRAATGAGESKGKGGRSVSATSLTMPALIGNGASMTVAFLGPCGMNTAHVHNRATELNIIVKGRLVTNFVVENGVKPIANTMDTFQMSVFPQGAIHQEFNPDCEDAVFVAAFDNVDPGVSQVAQNFFSLNGDVVQATLGGVQTIDGKDIESFREHIPANIALGIDACLNKCGLKRNAKRDLSELLN; encoded by the coding sequence ATGCAGTTCACATCTATCCTCCTCCTTGCCAGCACAGCTCTCGCAGCTCCTTGGGCACCTCAGTCTTCTGCTCACCAGGCTAGAGCTGATAGCATTGATGACATGCTTCCCCCCATTGTACCAATCAACACACGAAGTGGTGACCGAGATCTCATCTCCAAGATCATCACCGCCCCTACACAAGCCGAACGAGTCAAGCTCTTGAACGAACCTGGCGATTTCGTCTTTGACTTTAGAGCCGCCACTGGAGCTGGAGAGTCCAAGGGAAAGGGTGGTAGATCCGTCTCTGCCACTTCCCTTACCATGCCTGCTCTTATCGGCAATGGTGCTTCAATGACCGTTGCTTTCCTCGGTCCTTGTGGAATGAACACCGCCCACGTCCACAACAGAGCAACTgagctcaacatcatcgtcaagggCCGCCTCGTGACCAACTTTGTTGTCGAGAATGGCGTCAAGCCCATCGCCAACACCATGGACACATTCCAGATGTCCGTTTTCCCCCAGGGTGCCATCCACCAAGAGTTCAACCCTGATTGTGAGGATGCTGTTTTTGTCGCTGCTTTCGACAATGTCGACCCTGGTGTCAGTCAGGTTGCCCAAAACTTCTTCTCTCTCAATGGAGATGTCGTTCAAGCTACACTGGGAGGCGTCCAGACCATCGATGGCAAGGACATTGAGTCTTTCCGTGAGCACATCCCTGCCAACATTGCTCTTGGTATCGATGCTTGCCTTAACAAGTGTGGTCTCAAGAGGAACGCTAAGCGAGACTTGAGTGAGCTGTTGAACTAG
- a CDS encoding hypothetical protein (TransMembrane:4 (i60-81o112-135i147-169o206-227i)), whose translation MDLSAPSGYESYSNRLDPHDEVDNSHVEKAARLSSDEHSLLKQRRAPPKSKGGALDSIRLALRVLILLVNLSILGLLAHGVNVWQTTHNSIDRNEDGWVRTRWPSIKMLSTWLMLAMAIFASIVQIVALVTRLSFFRSMRDGAVHNIAVFVSSGLVIAGWIAASVYLIVDKEVLKNNHWDLWSWSCQNNSRQSYIPWASLCTEMTFTYAASLGVMLLEIVTLVLFVASLRGMNILGKYNRASSN comes from the exons ATGGACTTGAGCGCGCCCTCTGGATACGAGTCATACTCGAACCGACTTGACCCTCATGATGAAGTCGACAATTCTCATGTCGAAAAGGCAGCTCGTCTGAGTTCAGATGAACATTCTCTTCTCAAACAGCGCCGGGCGCCACCAAAGTCGAAAGGAGGTGCTCTGGATAGCATCCGCCTCGCTTTGCGAGTTCTCATTCTCCTCGTCAATCTGAGTATTCTGGGTTTACTGGCACATGGAGTCAATGTTTGGCAAACAACACACAACTCCATTGACAGGAACGAAGATGGGTGGGTGCGAACTCGATGGCCCTCTATCAAGATGCTGTCAACGTGGCTCATGCTGGCTATGGCCATTTTTGCATCCATCGTTCAAATCGTCGCTCTCGTCACGCGTCTCAGTTTT TTCCGCTCGATGCGTGATGGAGCAGTACACAATATCGCTGTCTTTGTTAGCTCCGGACTTGTTATCGCTGGTTGGATCGCAGCATCTGTTTACCTTATCGTTGATAAAGAAGTCCTCAAGAACAATCACTGGGATCTTTGGTCTTGGTCATGCCAGAACAATTCGCGACAAAGCTACATACCTTGGGCAAGCTTGTGTACAGAGATG ACTTTTACCTATGCTGCAAGTTTGGGTGTTATGTTATTGGAAATCGTCACCTTGGTGCTTTTTGTTGCCTCGTTGAGAGGTATGAATATTCTTGGCAAGTACAACAGGGCTAGTTCCAACTAG